From Megalobrama amblycephala isolate DHTTF-2021 linkage group LG8, ASM1881202v1, whole genome shotgun sequence, the proteins below share one genomic window:
- the tuba8l4 gene encoding tubulin, alpha 8 like 4: MRECISMHVGQAGAQMGNACWELYCLEHGIQPDGQMPSDKTIGGGDDSFNTFFSETGAGKHVPRAVFVDLEPTVIDEVRTGTYRQLFHPEQLITGKEDAANNYARGHYTIGKEIIDLVLDRTRKLADQCTGLQGFLIFHSFGGGTGSGFTSLLMERLSVDYGKKSKLEFAVYPAPQVSTAVVEPYNSILTTHTTLEHSDCAFMVDNEAIYDICRRNLDIERPTYTNLNRLIGQIVSSITASLRFDGALNVDLTEFQTNLVPYPRIHFPLATYAPVISAEKAYHEQLSVADITNACFEPANQMVKCDPRHGKYMACCLLYRGDVVPKDVNSAIATIKTKRSIQFVDWCPTGFKVGINYQPPTVVPGGDLAKVQRAVCMLSNTTAIAEAWARLDHKFDLMYAKRAFVHWYVGEGMEEGEFSEAREDMAALEKDYEEVGTDSVGEEDEEGEEY; this comes from the exons ATG CGTGAATGTATTTCAATGCACGTTGGCCAAGCCGGAGCCCAGATgggcaatgcatgctgggagttgtATTGTCTAGAGCATGGGATCCAGCCAGATGGTCAGATGCCCAGTGATAAAACTATTGGAGGAGGAGATGACTCCTTCAACACCTTCTTCAGTGAGACTGGAGCTGGTAAACATGTCCCAAGAGCAGTCTTTGTCGACCTGGAGCCCACTGTCATTG ATGAAGTGCGCACAGGTACCTACCGCCAGCTGTTCCACCCTGAACAGTTGATCACTGGCAAGGAAGATGCTGCCAACAACTACGCCCGTGGGCACTACACCATTGGCAAGGAGATCATTGACCTGGTGCTGGACAGAACTCGTAAACTG GCTGATCAGTGCACTGGGCTCCAGGGCTTCCTGATCTTCCACAGTTTTGGTGGTGGCACCGGCTCTGGGTTCACCTCCCTCCTAATGGAACGGCTCTCTGTCGACTACGGAAAGAAGTCAAAACTTGAGTTTGCTGTCTATCCAGCTCCTCAAGTGTCCACAGCGGTGGTTGAGCCCTACAACTCCATCCTTACCACCCACACCACCCTCGAGCACTCTGACTGTGCCTTCATGGTGGACAACGAGGCCATCTACGATATCTGCCGTAGAAACCTTGACATTGAGCGTCCCACCTACACAAACCTCAACAGGCTGATCGGGCAGATCGTTTCCTCCATCACAGCATCCCTGCGTTTCGATGGAGCCCTAAATGTAGATCTGACCGAGTTCCAAACTAATCTGGTGCCCTATCCACGTATCCACTTCCCTCTCGCCACCTACGCCCCAGTGATCTCTGCAGAGAAAGCCTACCATGAGCAGCTGTCCGTTGCTGACATCACCAACGCTTGCTTCGAGCCGGCCAATCAGATGGTGAAATGCGACCCTCGTCACGGCAAGTACATGGCTTGCTGTCTGCTGTACCGTGGAGATGTCGTACCCAAAGATGTCAACTCTGCTATCGCCACCATCAAGACAAAGCGTAGCATCCAGTTTGTGGACTGGTGTCCCACTGGATTCAAGGTTGGAATCAACTACCAGCCCCCAACTGTGGTTCCTGGAGGTGACCTGGCTAAGGTGCAGAGAGCCGTGTGCATGCTGAGCAACACTACAGCCATTGCTGAAGCCTGGGCTCGTCTGGATCACAAGTTCGATCTGATGTACGCCAAGAGAGCTTTCGTTCATTGGTATGTGGGTGAAGGTATGGAGGAGGGCGAGTTCTCAGAGGCCAGAGAAGACATGGCTGCCCTGGAGAAGGATTATGAAGAAGTTGGCACAGACAGTGTCGGAGAAGAGGATGAAGAAGGAGAGGAGTATTAA